A DNA window from Mucilaginibacter xinganensis contains the following coding sequences:
- a CDS encoding outer membrane beta-barrel family protein: MKFTILLFVSSLLLTFSSSAQNLYSVKGSVIDTASNAKLANTSISVLNAKDSTLVSFTRANASGAFTLPNLKKGKLILLVTYPGYADYVERFTLDSAKSTRDFGRVSMILKAKLLADVIVKSSRAAMKMKGDTTEFDAKAFKIQPNAKVEDLLKQFPGIQVDKDGKITAQGQTVTKVLVDGEEFFGDDPTLVTKNLRADMVDKVQLYDKTSDQATFTGIDDGKKSKTLNIQLKADKKNGYFGKLDGGIGTNGFYSGQALFNKFKAKEKFSAYAIVSNTGKTGLGWQDSQKYGGSSLEVSDDGGLMFTGGGDGDGFDDGWNGQYNQRGLPVARTGGLHYDNKFNKDKESINANYKIGSLEVTGTSNTLSQNNLPTGTINTDANQKYDNYIFRQKLDATYQVKLDTSSNLKVMTDGTLKNSKTNTNNVTKNTRADGSALNDNTSNTINNSNSQIFNASAFYTKKFKKKGRTLSALVSDSYKQSETKGFLKSDAHFFDEKGKLDSTQQIDQYKTYKTKSNILTSNITYTEPLSKASSFIFNYSVGIDNGTSDRRSFNASAPNVYNVLVDSLSNNFKLNQLSNQVGAFYNYQKKKITVNFGTKVTAVNFNQVDEATNYEFKRNFVNWNPQVRVQYRPSQQKYFSVSYRGSPTQPTIDQIQPVAVNNDPLLVIIGNQQLKPAFENSFNINYNSYKVLSGMSFFVYGNYSYTSNPIVSNQTTNSAGKSIIQYVNLATKNPSNFYLDASVSRKVGHTDLNIGLNGNISGNNSYNLSNSELNFTKSNTYSGGIQAYEYIQKKFDFNVFFGPNYTFSGSSLQPNTNNNGRGFNARGSFTVYLPGKFQIASDADYQYRAKTETFNTDFRRTLVNASLSKTFLKEDNLKFTLAANDLLDQNKGFDRTVNANFIQQNTYTTIRRYFMFSVTWDFNSMGGTAAKKQ, translated from the coding sequence ATGAAATTCACAATTTTACTTTTTGTTTCCAGCTTACTGTTAACCTTTTCCTCGTCGGCGCAAAACCTTTATTCGGTAAAAGGCTCGGTAATTGACACTGCTTCGAACGCTAAGCTGGCAAACACCTCCATAAGCGTATTAAATGCTAAAGATTCTACCCTGGTTAGTTTTACAAGGGCAAATGCATCGGGTGCCTTTACACTTCCCAATTTAAAAAAGGGTAAACTCATACTGCTGGTAACCTATCCCGGTTATGCTGATTATGTGGAACGTTTTACCCTTGATTCTGCAAAAAGCACGCGTGATTTCGGGCGTGTAAGTATGATCCTGAAGGCTAAGCTTTTGGCTGATGTTATTGTAAAAAGCAGCCGTGCTGCTATGAAGATGAAAGGCGACACCACGGAGTTTGATGCCAAGGCGTTTAAGATACAACCTAATGCCAAGGTTGAAGACCTGTTAAAGCAGTTCCCGGGGATCCAGGTAGATAAGGACGGCAAAATTACAGCCCAGGGCCAAACGGTTACTAAAGTGCTGGTTGATGGTGAGGAGTTTTTTGGGGATGACCCTACCCTGGTTACCAAGAATTTGCGTGCCGACATGGTTGACAAGGTGCAGCTTTACGATAAAACCAGTGATCAGGCAACTTTTACAGGCATTGACGACGGTAAAAAATCAAAAACCCTCAACATACAGCTCAAGGCCGATAAGAAAAATGGCTATTTCGGTAAGTTAGATGGTGGTATTGGCACCAATGGCTTCTATTCGGGGCAGGCATTGTTCAATAAATTCAAGGCTAAAGAAAAATTTTCGGCCTATGCCATAGTTTCTAACACGGGTAAAACCGGGTTAGGTTGGCAGGACAGCCAAAAGTACGGCGGGAGTAGTTTAGAGGTTAGTGACGATGGCGGCTTGATGTTTACCGGCGGCGGTGACGGCGATGGATTTGATGATGGCTGGAATGGCCAGTATAATCAACGGGGACTCCCTGTAGCGCGCACGGGCGGGCTGCATTACGATAACAAATTTAATAAGGACAAGGAGTCAATTAACGCCAATTATAAAATCGGGTCCTTAGAGGTTACCGGGACAAGCAACACATTATCGCAAAATAACTTACCAACCGGAACCATAAATACAGACGCAAATCAGAAATATGATAACTATATCTTTCGCCAAAAGCTGGACGCTACCTACCAGGTAAAACTTGATACCTCATCAAACTTAAAAGTAATGACTGACGGCACGCTAAAAAACAGCAAAACAAATACGAATAATGTTACGAAAAATACCCGGGCAGACGGGTCGGCGCTGAACGATAATACCAGTAATACCATCAATAACAGTAATTCGCAAATATTTAACGCAAGCGCATTCTATACCAAAAAGTTTAAAAAGAAAGGGCGCACGCTTTCGGCGCTTGTAAGTGATTCATATAAACAAAGCGAAACCAAGGGCTTTTTGAAATCAGATGCTCACTTTTTTGATGAAAAAGGCAAGCTTGATAGCACACAACAAATAGATCAGTATAAAACCTATAAAACAAAAAGCAATATATTAACCAGTAACATTACTTATACCGAGCCGCTGTCAAAAGCATCATCATTTATTTTTAATTACAGCGTAGGTATAGATAACGGCACATCAGACCGGCGGTCATTTAATGCTTCGGCACCTAATGTTTACAACGTATTGGTTGATTCATTGAGCAACAACTTTAAGCTTAACCAATTGTCAAACCAGGTAGGTGCATTTTATAATTATCAAAAAAAGAAAATCACCGTAAACTTTGGTACCAAAGTAACTGCGGTTAACTTTAACCAGGTTGATGAAGCCACCAACTATGAGTTTAAGAGAAACTTTGTAAACTGGAATCCCCAGGTTAGGGTTCAATACCGGCCTTCGCAACAAAAGTACTTTAGCGTTAGCTATCGCGGCAGCCCTACGCAGCCCACGATTGACCAGATCCAGCCGGTGGCAGTAAATAATGATCCATTGCTGGTTATTATTGGCAACCAGCAGTTAAAACCGGCTTTTGAAAACAGCTTTAACATTAACTATAACTCCTATAAGGTTTTAAGCGGCATGTCTTTCTTTGTATATGGTAATTATTCCTACACATCAAACCCGATAGTAAGCAACCAGACAACCAATTCGGCAGGTAAGAGTATTATACAATATGTAAACCTGGCTACAAAAAATCCGTCAAATTTTTATCTGGACGCCAGCGTGAGCAGGAAAGTAGGGCATACAGATCTTAACATTGGGCTTAACGGGAACATTTCGGGCAACAATTCGTATAATTTATCAAACTCCGAACTCAACTTTACAAAATCAAACACCTATTCCGGGGGTATACAGGCGTACGAATACATCCAAAAGAAATTTGACTTTAACGTTTTTTTCGGGCCTAATTATACCTTTAGCGGTTCATCGCTGCAGCCTAATACAAACAACAACGGCCGGGGGTTTAATGCACGTGGCTCATTCACGGTATACCTTCCCGGCAAGTTTCAAATTGCTTCAGATGCTGATTATCAATACCGGGCAAAAACAGAGACCTTTAATACCGACTTCCGCCGCACGCTCGTAAATGCGTCACTAAGCAAAACATTTTTAAAAGAAGATAATTTGAAATTTACCCTTGCCGCCAATGATCTCCTTGATCAAAACAAAGGATTCGACAGGACTGTAAATGCAAACTTTATCCAACAAAACACCTATACCACTATAAGAAGATATTTTATGTTTTCTGTAACCTGGGACTTTAATAGCATGGGCGGTACAGCAGCAAAAAAACAATAA
- a CDS encoding glycoside hydrolase family 25 protein, translating to MSTPVKKTTPSKKTPVSKVIPAKKRTPANKKKQNSFSVKWKIALAGFLLVLLSPFYYGYVIKCFTSTWRWIRDMGSDPHYRTFKSFNIRIPDKYAIHGIDVSSYQGRIDWHKVKNMTEDEVHISFAFIKATEGVVIVDPYFQRNWREGPKAGIICGAYHYFRPKASGKWQAVFFLQNVKTEKGDLPMAVDVEELNGVAPEKMRAELNAFLKYVEAKTKIKPIIYSGLKFYQDNLEGYFDDYNLWIAHYYQPQLNAGSTTKWSFWQHSDKAKVSGINHVTDFNAFNGDSVAFTKLLVK from the coding sequence GTGAGTACGCCGGTTAAAAAAACTACCCCTTCAAAAAAAACGCCTGTAAGCAAAGTTATCCCTGCAAAAAAAAGAACCCCGGCCAACAAGAAAAAACAGAACAGCTTTTCGGTAAAGTGGAAAATAGCTTTGGCCGGATTTTTACTGGTGTTGCTTTCGCCATTTTACTATGGCTATGTAATAAAATGCTTTACCTCAACCTGGCGCTGGATCAGGGATATGGGCAGCGATCCGCATTACCGCACTTTTAAAAGCTTTAACATCCGAATTCCTGATAAATATGCTATCCATGGTATTGATGTTTCATCGTACCAGGGCAGGATTGACTGGCATAAGGTGAAGAACATGACGGAAGATGAGGTACACATTAGCTTTGCGTTTATAAAAGCTACCGAAGGTGTGGTTATTGTTGATCCGTATTTTCAGCGTAACTGGCGCGAAGGCCCTAAAGCAGGGATAATTTGCGGTGCCTACCATTACTTCAGGCCAAAAGCAAGCGGCAAATGGCAAGCGGTGTTTTTTTTGCAAAACGTAAAAACAGAAAAGGGCGATTTGCCTATGGCCGTTGATGTTGAAGAATTAAATGGCGTTGCCCCTGAAAAAATGCGCGCGGAACTGAATGCATTTTTAAAATATGTAGAGGCTAAAACTAAAATTAAACCAATAATATACTCGGGACTAAAGTTTTACCAGGATAACCTGGAAGGTTATTTTGACGACTATAATTTATGGATAGCCCATTACTATCAGCCGCAATTAAATGCGGGCAGCACAACAAAATGGAGCTTTTGGCAGCACAGTGACAAGGCAAAAGTAAGCGGAATTAATCATGTAACAGATTTTAACGCCTTTAATGGTGATAGCGTGGCATTCACTAAACTGCTTGTTAAATAA
- a CDS encoding YeiH family protein: MQSSHHFTNHTSFININDNTKKIIFIACTAFCFTPFASPAIALIMGLAIAQLIGHPYLHLNHRATHLLLQVSVVGLGFGMNMHSALQAGKEGVLFTIASISGTLVFGYFMGKFLNIEKKTSFLISGGTAICGGSAIAAISPVIKAEEKQISVALGCVFVLNAIALFLFPVIGHHLNLSQTQFGLWCAIAIHDTSSVVGAASKYGPHALEVATTVKLARALWIIPVTFMSAFLFKNQSKTVSVPYFIGLFVMAMIANTYIPAISIVSPYLLIISKAGLTLTLFLIGAGLSRKVLSAVGFKPFLQGTILWIAISVSALYAVMHLA; the protein is encoded by the coding sequence ATGCAGTCTTCACATCATTTCACTAACCACACTTCATTTATCAATATTAATGATAACACAAAAAAGATAATATTTATTGCTTGTACTGCCTTTTGTTTTACACCTTTTGCGAGCCCTGCGATTGCTTTAATAATGGGCCTGGCTATTGCACAACTTATCGGCCACCCTTACCTGCACTTAAACCATAGGGCTACGCATTTGTTGTTACAAGTTTCCGTAGTTGGCCTGGGTTTCGGCATGAATATGCACAGTGCGCTGCAAGCAGGTAAGGAGGGTGTTTTATTTACTATAGCATCCATAAGCGGGACTTTAGTTTTTGGTTATTTTATGGGCAAATTTCTTAATATTGAAAAGAAAACCTCTTTCCTGATCTCAGGCGGCACGGCGATTTGCGGGGGGAGCGCCATAGCTGCTATATCTCCCGTTATTAAGGCAGAAGAAAAACAGATCTCGGTAGCCCTGGGCTGCGTGTTTGTATTGAATGCTATCGCCCTGTTTTTATTTCCGGTAATCGGACATCACCTCAATTTATCGCAAACACAGTTTGGCTTATGGTGTGCCATCGCCATACATGACACAAGTTCGGTCGTAGGTGCGGCAAGTAAATATGGCCCGCATGCACTTGAAGTTGCAACAACGGTAAAACTGGCCCGCGCGCTATGGATTATTCCGGTAACTTTTATGTCGGCCTTCCTGTTTAAAAATCAATCAAAAACGGTTAGCGTACCATATTTCATCGGCCTGTTTGTTATGGCGATGATAGCCAATACCTATATTCCGGCCATTTCAATTGTGAGCCCTTATTTGCTCATTATTTCCAAAGCGGGTTTAACGCTGACATTGTTTTTAATTGGAGCAGGGCTTTCAAGAAAAGTGTTATCGGCGGTAGGCTTCAAACCATTTTTACAGGGAACTATACTGTGGATAGCCATATCGGTATCGGCTTTGTATGCGGTTATGCATTTGGCATAG
- a CDS encoding CRTAC1 family protein codes for MTTKRKIAGAVILLLLIIIVTAYSRTSSRGKMPGILKELRNRNYTMENPFSPEVKMARADSMLKLPGNENNVNLMAVRASLSIKVGKENQAVELYEDLVNKMDFMSIGGLMPNIGIAYMRLGERTNCMLNHNGSSCIFPIKDGGVHVIKTGSAKAIETYQTILRSHPDDLESMWLLNIAYMTLGGYPKNVPKEFLIPGLDADTAFKIKPFTDMAASLGLNVNGRAGGVIVDDFNNDGYLDIVTSGWDLDDPLHYFQNNKNGTFTDITEQSGLKGINGGLNIQQTDYNNDGYKDIFVLRGAWNAQGFGNQPSSLLRNNGDGTFTDVTIPSGLFFLHPTQAAVWADFNNDGWVDVFIGAENPTTYDAGGTHKCMLYINNHDGTFTDKAGQAHCDVMAFVKGATSADFDHDGWPDVFLSSMDGTKYLLRNRGLKNGEVDFEDVTQRAGLSTNTASTFTTWFFDYNNDGWSDIIVCDYGNMGKSLGYFSAAEALGKPVANAGNVYLYQNNHNGTFTNVTKETGLNKVVFSMGANFGDIDNDGYMDMYFGTGNPDFKSLVPNKMFRNIDGKRFADVTVSSRMGNLQKGHGVAFADIRNTGIQDIYAEIGGAFKGDSYTSSLYVNPGQNNNNWISLRLEGVKANKAAIGSHIRITFTENGVKRSVYKDVNSGGSFGSSPLQQEIGIGKAKFIDEIEINWAGSHTIQHFKNIAPNQFLHITEGNNIAEIVHLKRLVFKSSPNSPVCMPMVTKVN; via the coding sequence ATGACAACTAAAAGAAAAATTGCAGGAGCAGTTATTTTATTGCTTTTGATCATCATAGTTACGGCTTATAGCCGAACCTCGTCCAGGGGAAAAATGCCGGGGATTCTTAAAGAGTTGCGGAACAGAAATTACACCATGGAAAACCCTTTCAGCCCCGAAGTAAAAATGGCACGTGCCGACTCAATGTTAAAGTTGCCGGGTAACGAAAACAATGTTAACCTGATGGCAGTAAGAGCTTCACTGAGCATTAAAGTAGGGAAAGAAAACCAGGCTGTAGAACTTTACGAGGATCTGGTAAATAAAATGGATTTTATGAGCATCGGCGGATTGATGCCCAATATTGGGATTGCATATATGAGACTGGGCGAACGCACCAATTGTATGCTCAATCATAACGGCTCGTCATGCATTTTTCCCATAAAGGATGGCGGCGTCCACGTTATAAAAACGGGTTCAGCAAAGGCGATAGAAACGTATCAAACCATTTTAAGAAGCCACCCGGACGACCTTGAATCGATGTGGCTGCTCAACATTGCCTATATGACTTTGGGCGGCTACCCCAAAAATGTGCCAAAGGAGTTTTTGATTCCCGGCCTGGATGCCGACACCGCGTTTAAAATTAAACCGTTCACTGACATGGCTGCCAGCCTGGGCCTGAATGTTAATGGCAGAGCAGGCGGTGTTATTGTTGATGATTTTAACAATGATGGATATCTGGATATTGTAACCTCGGGATGGGATTTGGACGACCCTTTGCATTACTTTCAGAATAACAAGAATGGAACTTTTACTGATATTACGGAACAAAGCGGGCTAAAGGGGATAAACGGCGGTTTAAATATTCAACAAACCGACTACAACAATGACGGCTATAAAGATATTTTTGTTTTAAGAGGTGCCTGGAATGCACAGGGTTTTGGTAACCAGCCAAGCTCGTTATTGCGCAACAATGGCGATGGTACATTTACAGATGTTACCATACCCAGCGGGCTGTTCTTTTTACACCCTACCCAGGCCGCCGTGTGGGCCGATTTTAATAATGACGGATGGGTTGATGTGTTTATTGGTGCGGAAAACCCCACCACATACGATGCCGGCGGGACACATAAATGTATGCTGTATATCAATAACCACGACGGTACTTTTACTGATAAAGCAGGCCAGGCGCACTGCGATGTGATGGCATTTGTGAAAGGCGCAACGTCAGCCGATTTTGATCATGACGGATGGCCCGATGTATTCCTGTCATCGATGGATGGAACTAAGTATCTTTTGAGAAACAGGGGACTAAAAAACGGCGAGGTTGATTTTGAGGATGTTACTCAAAGAGCAGGATTAAGCACAAATACAGCAAGCACATTCACAACCTGGTTTTTTGACTATAATAATGATGGATGGAGTGACATTATCGTATGCGACTATGGCAATATGGGCAAAAGCCTTGGCTATTTTTCTGCTGCTGAAGCCCTTGGAAAACCGGTGGCCAATGCCGGTAATGTTTATTTATACCAAAACAACCACAACGGCACGTTCACCAATGTAACCAAAGAAACCGGGCTTAATAAAGTAGTATTCAGTATGGGCGCTAATTTTGGTGATATTGATAATGACGGCTATATGGATATGTATTTCGGCACCGGAAATCCTGATTTTAAATCACTCGTGCCCAATAAAATGTTCAGGAACATTGATGGAAAGAGGTTTGCCGACGTTACCGTCTCTTCACGCATGGGGAACCTGCAAAAAGGACATGGCGTTGCCTTTGCCGATATCAGGAATACCGGCATACAGGATATTTACGCGGAAATAGGGGGCGCATTTAAGGGTGATTCATATACCAGCTCATTATATGTTAACCCGGGCCAAAACAATAATAACTGGATAAGCTTAAGGCTGGAAGGAGTAAAAGCCAATAAAGCCGCAATTGGCAGCCATATCAGGATAACCTTTACAGAAAATGGAGTAAAACGAAGCGTTTATAAGGACGTTAACTCAGGAGGCAGTTTCGGATCATCACCGTTGCAGCAGGAAATAGGGATTGGAAAAGCAAAATTTATTGATGAGATTGAGATAAACTGGGCGGGCAGCCATACCATACAACATTTTAAAAATATTGCCCCCAACCAGTTTTTGCACATTACCGAAGGTAATAACATTGCCGAAATTGTTCATTTAAAACGGCTGGTATTTAAAAGTTCGCCCAATTCGCCCGTTTGTATGCCCATGGTTACCAAAGTAAACTAA
- a CDS encoding pirin family protein: MQKLIEKIYSRPARPGMVGDGFRVFNYFPNAELTQKRVSPFLMLDFNAAYDFGPSDHIRGVDVHPHKGFETVTIAYKGSVAHHDSTGNSGVINPGDVQWMTAGAGILHKEYHEESFSKKGGPFEMVQLWVNLPAKDKLTAPAYQPITADQMGKVVLPGDGGVVNIIAGNFNGFQGPATTFTPVNLFDIRLNKGGNLTADIPVSHNTILLVIEGMVTANGEQAAEHDFILFKNEGEEINITADEDSIILLLSGEPINEPIAQYGPFVMNTQQELQVAFQEFQSGKFGVLE; the protein is encoded by the coding sequence ATGCAAAAGTTAATTGAGAAAATATACAGCCGTCCGGCACGCCCGGGCATGGTTGGAGATGGTTTCAGGGTGTTTAACTATTTTCCTAATGCGGAACTTACACAAAAACGGGTAAGCCCTTTTTTAATGCTTGATTTTAATGCTGCATATGATTTTGGTCCTTCAGATCATATCCGCGGGGTTGATGTGCATCCGCACAAGGGGTTTGAAACAGTTACCATTGCTTACAAAGGAAGCGTTGCCCACCATGACAGCACGGGTAACAGCGGTGTAATTAACCCGGGCGATGTGCAATGGATGACAGCCGGCGCAGGCATTCTGCACAAAGAATATCATGAAGAGTCATTCTCCAAAAAAGGTGGTCCGTTTGAAATGGTGCAGCTTTGGGTAAACCTGCCTGCAAAAGATAAATTAACCGCACCGGCGTATCAGCCTATAACCGCCGACCAAATGGGAAAGGTTGTTTTGCCTGGTGATGGTGGTGTTGTGAATATAATAGCAGGAAACTTTAATGGTTTTCAAGGGCCGGCAACTACTTTTACCCCGGTTAACCTGTTTGATATCAGGTTAAACAAAGGAGGTAATTTAACTGCTGATATTCCGGTTAGCCATAACACTATATTGCTGGTAATTGAAGGCATGGTAACCGCTAATGGCGAACAGGCAGCGGAACACGATTTTATCCTGTTTAAAAACGAAGGCGAAGAAATAAATATAACCGCTGATGAAGACAGCATCATACTGTTATTAAGCGGTGAACCGATCAATGAGCCGATTGCTCAATATGGCCCGTTTGTAATGAATACCCAGCAAGAATTACAGGTAGCTTTCCAGGAGTTTCAATCAGGAAAATTCGGGGTTCTTGAATAA
- a CDS encoding DUF2059 domain-containing protein, with protein MKKQLLPVLTIIAMWFVLPLYAQTPTKAQAEEMARKMMTMTPARMMKFRDSLMKAIMQQQAKALPNGDQLLIQHHYDTTYTTVSFYYSKKVAEAHSNGGGPSGSSFYICAGKSSKAPMMYEANGRTIVQCSMNPVGANTDEIDEMANGINKNKKYLKTAQAIKNTDIARQMSFSSMSVNDNSLSGTASENSGYTGKGGTTITTTNPSVTRMSFSFIYDPVQVLSTVGLGASIKIHTSSHDEKGNHAENDDTENIGMRASTDPHFAKIAGAPTQTSGTLDNAYLKVTKTTYGFKIQYSKTEYIRENNANITENLTADIGGPEQQYEAVLEPMPASKYETWLPKGPKVDGSDDAKGDDSSKFYVTVHDKNNPDKLYPGNFTVRYELKDITHYKGFNSNYPVYAGNETADLKICDSTKYFSAGTFDPGRCTDSVATSVINNGSLAIVQITSMDYGAWGKLTAKVTLDDGTELTASPYYDKGETFITIPFDRDENKIADAWEKSENILHKGYGLDWDEDVKPDNHHNGDNISLIDEYRGFLTEDDSYNPVYKRFSPQVKELITLGLANMNAADQQYKSAIKMGALGYSRASGVKVYHLSNSRYGQREPGEPSGVTYGRWVNYNTPLHTYTRGIVIITNSVVRPAGDKTVASTVPVNGASAADTRSGGIYPEDTQNVVIWTDNVVKTSYKPDEYLPANGNTNDPNVIRKNGYLRAANTEFNVNIDPMHASDLVSQYYTQNLSRIITFTVAHELCHTTHVHHHHLAAGDDGAYDGVAGCPVRYWLNNYNPVNCSTWVAMYITGKWNPATLTTPWGINQPMQLCTSGDNCFSQLQLKKH; from the coding sequence ATGAAAAAACAGTTATTGCCTGTACTAACTATTATAGCCATGTGGTTCGTTCTGCCTTTATATGCCCAGACGCCCACCAAGGCCCAGGCGGAGGAAATGGCCAGGAAGATGATGACCATGACGCCTGCCCGGATGATGAAGTTTCGCGATTCGCTGATGAAAGCAATAATGCAGCAACAAGCAAAGGCGTTACCCAACGGCGACCAGTTGTTAATACAGCATCATTACGACACTACTTATACTACGGTTAGTTTTTATTATTCAAAGAAGGTAGCAGAGGCACATAGCAATGGAGGTGGCCCATCAGGCTCATCGTTTTACATATGCGCCGGAAAATCATCTAAGGCGCCCATGATGTACGAGGCAAACGGGCGCACCATAGTGCAATGCAGTATGAACCCCGTAGGCGCCAATACGGATGAAATAGACGAAATGGCCAACGGGATCAATAAGAATAAGAAATACCTTAAAACCGCCCAGGCGATCAAGAACACCGATATTGCAAGGCAGATGTCATTTTCGTCAATGTCCGTCAATGATAATTCGCTTAGCGGTACAGCCAGCGAAAACAGCGGATATACTGGAAAAGGCGGAACTACAATTACAACCACAAACCCGTCTGTAACCAGGATGTCGTTTTCATTTATATACGACCCTGTTCAGGTATTATCCACAGTAGGGTTGGGGGCTTCGATAAAAATTCACACTTCCAGCCACGACGAGAAAGGCAACCACGCTGAAAATGACGATACTGAAAACATAGGCATGAGGGCTTCAACTGATCCGCATTTTGCAAAGATAGCGGGTGCCCCCACCCAAACGTCAGGGACCCTCGACAACGCCTACCTTAAGGTAACTAAAACGACTTATGGATTTAAAATTCAATATTCTAAAACTGAGTATATCCGTGAAAATAATGCCAATATAACGGAGAACCTTACAGCAGATATTGGAGGACCGGAACAACAGTATGAGGCAGTGTTAGAACCTATGCCCGCCAGCAAATACGAAACATGGCTGCCAAAAGGTCCCAAAGTTGATGGCAGCGATGACGCAAAGGGTGACGACAGCTCGAAATTCTATGTAACGGTACACGATAAAAATAACCCTGATAAACTTTATCCGGGCAATTTTACCGTACGTTATGAATTAAAGGACATAACCCATTACAAAGGCTTTAACAGCAATTACCCGGTTTATGCCGGTAACGAAACCGCAGATTTGAAAATATGTGACAGCACAAAATATTTTTCGGCAGGTACATTTGACCCTGGCCGATGTACAGATAGCGTAGCAACCTCGGTTATCAATAATGGGAGCCTGGCCATTGTTCAGATAACGAGTATGGACTACGGCGCCTGGGGTAAGCTTACCGCCAAAGTAACGCTTGATGACGGAACTGAGCTTACCGCCAGCCCATATTACGATAAAGGCGAAACATTTATTACCATACCATTTGACCGTGATGAAAACAAAATTGCAGATGCATGGGAAAAAAGTGAAAATATTTTACACAAAGGGTACGGACTCGACTGGGATGAAGACGTTAAACCGGATAACCATCATAATGGTGACAATATTTCGCTTATTGACGAATATCGAGGGTTTTTAACCGAAGATGATAGCTACAACCCGGTTTACAAGCGGTTCTCTCCTCAGGTAAAGGAATTGATAACCCTGGGGCTGGCGAATATGAATGCGGCAGACCAACAGTATAAAAGCGCTATAAAAATGGGGGCGCTGGGTTATAGCAGGGCGTCTGGTGTTAAAGTATATCACCTCAGCAATTCACGGTATGGCCAGCGTGAACCGGGTGAGCCATCAGGGGTAACTTATGGCAGATGGGTGAATTATAATACACCGCTCCACACTTACACCCGCGGAATAGTAATAATAACCAATAGTGTGGTAAGGCCCGCCGGAGATAAAACTGTTGCGTCCACAGTGCCCGTAAATGGCGCGTCCGCAGCCGATACACGGTCTGGCGGAATATATCCCGAAGATACCCAAAACGTTGTAATATGGACAGATAACGTAGTGAAGACTTCCTATAAACCTGATGAATATTTACCGGCCAACGGTAACACTAATGACCCGAACGTGATCCGGAAAAATGGGTATTTAAGAGCGGCGAACACCGAATTTAATGTCAATATTGACCCAATGCATGCGTCTGACCTGGTTAGCCAGTATTACACTCAAAACCTTTCGCGAATTATAACCTTTACGGTTGCCCATGAGCTTTGCCACACCACTCATGTGCATCATCACCATCTTGCTGCGGGTGACGATGGCGCGTACGACGGCGTGGCGGGCTGCCCTGTGCGATATTGGCTTAATAATTATAACCCGGTAAACTGCAGCACCTGGGTGGCTATGTATATAACGGGAAAATGGAACCCTGCAACGTTAACAACGCCCTGGGGTATTAACCAGCCAATGCAGCTTTGTACCTCAGGTGATAATTGTTTTAGTCAGCTGCAATTAAAAAAACATTAA